One Elgaria multicarinata webbii isolate HBS135686 ecotype San Diego chromosome 7, rElgMul1.1.pri, whole genome shotgun sequence DNA window includes the following coding sequences:
- the RPS20 gene encoding small ribosomal subunit protein uS10, with protein sequence MAFKDTGKAPVEQEVAIHRIRITLTSRNVKSLEKVCADLIRGAKEKNLKVKGPVRMPTKTLRITTRKTPCGEGSKTWDRFQMRIHKRLIDLHSPSEIVKQITSISIEPGVEVEVTIADA encoded by the exons ATg GCATTTAAAGATACTGGGAAGGCACCTGTGGAACAGGAAGTAGCAATTCATCGAATCAGAATTACCTTGACAAGTCGCAATGTGAAGTCTCTAGAAAAGG TCTGTGCAGATCTGATCAGAGGTGCTAAAGAAAAGAACCTAAAAGTCAAGGGGCCTGTTCGCATGCCTACCAAG acCCTGCGAATCACTACAAGGAAAACACCATGTGGTGAAGGTTCCAAAACCTGGGATCGTTTCCAGATGCGTATTCACAAGCGTCTCATCGATTTGCACAGTCCTTCAGAGATTGTCAAGCAGATAACATCTATCAGTATTGAGCCTGGTGTAGAAGTTGAAGTTACAATTGCTGATGCTTAA